From one Bacteroidales bacterium genomic stretch:
- a CDS encoding alpha/beta hydrolase: MTRGAPDFRWDKLRAEQITTNDHDRLYRTFVPIYSMKDHSRYITDDFGRSFFLYEWLPEDPPSIRGVVQIVHGMMEHAGRYAPLAEYMTTRGFVVVAEDHFGHGRTAPDPKALGHLDGKKGWQGILRQLKSVMLDFKEHYSGLPFTLMGHSMGSILARHFAILHGEMLDALILSGPDHTTLPLIGAGRVLAGGSGFLYGHHYRNRMLNYLTYKTFNHHFKPNRTAFDWLTTDQETVDNYLNDPLCGYPSTSGFYRGMFHGLLSINRSRNLRHIPDNLPVLLYSGSEDAVGKFSSGPRRIARQLKEAGIRDITMRTYPGGRHEMHNESNRQEVFADIADWIVMKTHVIERSSI, translated from the coding sequence ATGACGCGAGGCGCTCCCGACTTTCGTTGGGACAAACTCCGCGCCGAGCAAATAACCACGAATGACCACGACCGACTTTATCGTACCTTTGTACCAATTTACTCCATGAAGGACCATTCTCGTTATATCACCGACGACTTCGGAAGATCATTCTTTTTATATGAATGGCTCCCGGAGGATCCTCCATCCATTAGGGGTGTTGTGCAGATCGTTCACGGGATGATGGAACACGCAGGCCGGTACGCCCCGCTGGCGGAATATATGACCACCAGGGGATTTGTGGTCGTTGCCGAAGACCATTTCGGGCACGGCAGGACCGCTCCCGATCCGAAAGCGCTGGGTCACCTCGACGGAAAGAAAGGATGGCAGGGAATCCTCAGACAGTTAAAATCCGTGATGCTGGACTTCAAGGAACACTATTCCGGCTTACCCTTCACCCTTATGGGGCACAGCATGGGATCCATACTGGCACGGCACTTTGCAATCCTGCACGGAGAAATGCTGGATGCGCTGATCCTTTCAGGCCCGGATCATACGACACTGCCGCTGATCGGTGCAGGGAGAGTGCTTGCTGGAGGCTCAGGCTTCCTCTATGGCCATCACTACCGGAACAGGATGCTCAACTACCTAACGTATAAAACCTTTAATCATCATTTTAAACCCAATCGTACCGCTTTCGACTGGCTCACGACAGACCAGGAGACCGTTGACAACTACCTGAATGATCCTCTATGCGGCTATCCATCCACCTCCGGATTTTATCGGGGAATGTTTCACGGGCTGCTATCCATCAACCGCTCCCGAAACTTAAGGCACATTCCTGACAACCTGCCTGTGTTGCTTTATTCAGGAAGCGAGGATGCGGTGGGAAAGTTTTCAAGTGGGCCCCGGAGGATTGCGCGTCAGTTGAAAGAAGCGGGGATCAGGGATATCACGATGCGCACCTACCCCGGTGGCCGGCACGAGATGCATAACGAATCAAACCGCCAGGAGGTCTTCGCTGACATTGCAGATTGGATCGTTATGAAAACACACGTCATTGAACGAAGTTCCATTTAA
- a CDS encoding clostripain-related cysteine peptidase has product MKTKLFFALLCPVLMLSSCQKDDEPTTANREWTVIGYFNGNNNLDHTQAGTSYIIGDVQEMEHAGCSDQVTSIVMLSSLKTGGNANYYKIEIGENQLPDQVKSPMLEDLGSKDMSDPQTLINFIKYAVDNYPAKKYMLILNSHGGGWYGISPDEANGSGDMMSLQNLRTALASGPHFDVIVFHACLMSMTEVAFEIKDLADYMVSSEISMPALSVLGGDIWLKELIDNPTMTSLDLSKRIVQCVYDNGALAQKTTHMAVTDLKKMDLLGAKIANLGNKLTTEVTQETWAEVFEAWSETHYINESFPSFTDLREFIKKLQQKPGLSQVNLITQACSEALSAFNETVPFTKNYLQNSSQPYGGLTIHFPNKVEQFDEAKYTDLKFKDTNWYNFLKIFIENTQGGGGQVGDTEVGISGAVTFPGHTLSGHTYVYVYTVSGTEVTLLGYINTQADGTYEALIQGITQATDFAFEAFDDANNDQSLSYGEGYGFWDLNGNSVWDDILNAQPGNAYNNINVVLAPFNGKAAQKDGPLLSTDGNYLNSVPTQRQIPNISN; this is encoded by the coding sequence ATGAAAACGAAATTATTCTTTGCACTTCTGTGCCCTGTTCTGATGCTCTCCAGCTGTCAGAAAGATGATGAGCCAACTACGGCTAACCGTGAATGGACAGTCATTGGGTATTTCAACGGCAACAATAACCTCGACCACACCCAGGCAGGCACCAGCTACATCATTGGTGATGTACAGGAGATGGAACATGCAGGTTGTTCGGATCAGGTAACGTCCATTGTCATGCTCAGTTCCCTTAAAACCGGCGGGAATGCCAATTATTACAAAATTGAAATAGGGGAAAACCAGTTGCCCGACCAGGTTAAATCGCCGATGCTGGAGGATCTGGGCTCCAAGGACATGTCGGACCCTCAAACCCTGATTAATTTTATCAAATATGCAGTTGACAACTATCCGGCTAAAAAGTATATGTTGATATTGAACAGTCACGGAGGCGGATGGTATGGGATAAGTCCTGATGAGGCCAATGGCAGTGGCGATATGATGAGCCTTCAAAACCTGCGGACGGCCCTGGCCTCAGGTCCGCATTTTGATGTGATCGTTTTCCATGCCTGTCTGATGAGCATGACAGAGGTGGCATTCGAAATTAAGGATCTTGCGGATTATATGGTATCCAGTGAGATATCCATGCCGGCCCTCAGCGTACTTGGCGGGGATATATGGCTCAAGGAACTGATCGACAATCCCACCATGACTTCATTAGACCTATCCAAGCGAATTGTGCAATGCGTTTATGACAATGGTGCGCTTGCACAGAAAACAACCCATATGGCGGTCACTGATTTGAAGAAGATGGATCTGTTAGGCGCCAAGATCGCTAACCTGGGTAACAAACTCACCACGGAAGTAACCCAGGAAACCTGGGCCGAAGTATTTGAAGCATGGAGTGAAACCCATTACATCAATGAATCATTCCCTTCGTTTACGGACCTGCGGGAGTTCATCAAGAAACTACAGCAAAAACCCGGGCTCAGCCAGGTTAATTTAATCACCCAGGCCTGTTCTGAGGCCTTATCCGCCTTTAATGAAACCGTACCCTTTACCAAGAACTACCTTCAGAACTCCAGCCAGCCCTATGGAGGGTTAACCATTCATTTTCCCAATAAAGTGGAACAATTCGATGAAGCCAAATATACCGATCTTAAATTCAAGGATACCAACTGGTACAATTTCCTGAAAATTTTTATTGAAAACACGCAGGGAGGCGGTGGCCAGGTCGGGGATACGGAAGTGGGTATTTCAGGAGCGGTGACCTTTCCCGGCCACACCCTATCGGGTCACACCTATGTCTACGTGTACACGGTGAGCGGAACGGAGGTCACATTGCTGGGATATATCAACACCCAGGCCGATGGGACTTATGAGGCTCTGATCCAAGGCATAACGCAGGCAACTGATTTTGCTTTTGAAGCGTTCGATGATGCCAACAACGACCAATCTCTTTCTTACGGAGAAGGATATGGTTTTTGGGATCTGAATGGCAACAGTGTCTGGGATGATATTTTAAACGCACAACCGGGCAATGCGTATAATAACATCAACGTTGTCCTGGCTCCTTTCAATGGGAAGGCTGCGCAAAAAGACGGGCCGCTGCTGTCAACCGATGGGAATTACCTGAACAGTGTGCCCACACAACGACAAATCCCGAATATTTCGAACTGA